A single genomic interval of Musa acuminata AAA Group cultivar baxijiao chromosome BXJ3-4, Cavendish_Baxijiao_AAA, whole genome shotgun sequence harbors:
- the LOC135634584 gene encoding uncharacterized protein LOC135634584 isoform X2 has product MIGTSLCGLLSIEFPDTSDLSTGVFCQGWTIDTKYYTADLSIWTAHLDEEFSFRSLPISKQLDALVMVFDMSDESSFVALQDWVAKTDIKKFEILLCIGNKADLVTGHYAHTEYRRCMQKCGESSSDPHPEYVDYGIDETEACSLLENEEPSLEIRKSCLDWCIEHNIEYIEACASNADFDKCLSVDGDMQGVDRLYGALSAHMWPGMILKSGNKIINPSLVEKEESTDDESEYEIEYEALSHGSDEEWSGYSDAVVTRTHNETADGINQDPKHEMSNIHEAEVETSSSTPAPGIPSVFPNTSALERGIVIHEPSAEINIIENIRGKQEGEISVEQKPESNFEEQEELGSDVVNINDLDEDAHYGLDDLERLMFEIGNMRDNLRLMPDFQRREMAANLAMKMAAMFGDVSDDENGL; this is encoded by the exons GATTGCTTTCAATTGAGTTTCCAGACACATCCGACTTGTCAACAGGGGTCTTTTGTCAAGG GTGGACAATTGACACTAAATATTACACTGCTGATCTCTCTATATGGACAGCTCATCTTGATGAAGAGTTCTCATTTAGATCATTGCCTATTTCTAAGCAGCTGGATGCCTTAGTGATGGTTTTTGACATGAGTGAT GAGTCCTCTTTTGTTGCCCTCCAAGATTGGGTTGCCAAAACTGATATTAAAAAGTTTGAAATATTACTATGCATTGGAAACAAGGCAGATCTTGTGACTGGTCACTATGCCCATACAGAGTATAGAAGATGCATGCAGAAATGTGGAGAGTCCAGTAGTGATCCCCACCCTGAGTATGTAGATTATGGGATTGATGAGACTGAAGCTTGTAGCTTACTGGAGAATGAAGAACCATCTTTGGAAATTAGAAAGTCTTGTCTAGACTGGTGCATCGAACATAATATAGAGTATATTGAAGCTTGTGCCTCAAATGCTGACTTTGATAAAT GTCTTTCAGTTGATGGTGATATGCAAGGTGTAGATCGATTGTATGGGGCTCTGTCTGCTCATATGTGGCCTGGAATGATCCTGAAATCTGGAAACAAAATAATAAATCCATCCTTAGTTGAGAAAGAAG AGTCCACAGATGATGAATCAGAGTATGAGATCGAATACGAGGCTTTGTCTCATGGTTCTGATGAAGAGTGGAGTGGCTATAGTGATGCCGTTGTGACGAGAACGCATAATGAAACAGCAGATGGGATCAATCAAGACCCAAAACATGAAATGTCTAATATTCATGAAGCAGAAGTTGAAACCTCATCATCGACTCCGGCTCCTGGCATCCCTAGTGTTTTTCCTAATACTTCTGCCTTAGAAAGAGGAATTGTAATACATGAGCCTAGTGCAGAAATCAACATTATCGAGAACATAAGAGGGAAGCAAGAGGGAGAAATATCTGTAGAACAGAAACCAGAATCAAATTTTGAGGAGCAAGAAGAGCTCGGATCTGATGTAGTCAACATCAACGATTTGGATGAAGATGCACATTATGGTCTGGATGATCTAGAAAGGCTAATGTTTGAGATCGGTAACATGCGAGACAACTTGAGGCTGATGCCTGATTTCCAAAGGAGAGAAATGGCTGCAAACCTAGCTATGAAAATGGCTGCCATGTTCGGAGATGTCAGTGATGATGAAAATGGGTTATAA
- the LOC135634584 gene encoding uncharacterized protein LOC135634584 isoform X1, giving the protein MAAADNGGGSGSLETRPGVLLVGSPNVGKRTLLSRLLSIEFPDTSDLSTGVFCQGWTIDTKYYTADLSIWTAHLDEEFSFRSLPISKQLDALVMVFDMSDESSFVALQDWVAKTDIKKFEILLCIGNKADLVTGHYAHTEYRRCMQKCGESSSDPHPEYVDYGIDETEACSLLENEEPSLEIRKSCLDWCIEHNIEYIEACASNADFDKCLSVDGDMQGVDRLYGALSAHMWPGMILKSGNKIINPSLVEKEESTDDESEYEIEYEALSHGSDEEWSGYSDAVVTRTHNETADGINQDPKHEMSNIHEAEVETSSSTPAPGIPSVFPNTSALERGIVIHEPSAEINIIENIRGKQEGEISVEQKPESNFEEQEELGSDVVNINDLDEDAHYGLDDLERLMFEIGNMRDNLRLMPDFQRREMAANLAMKMAAMFGDVSDDENGL; this is encoded by the exons GATTGCTTTCAATTGAGTTTCCAGACACATCCGACTTGTCAACAGGGGTCTTTTGTCAAGG GTGGACAATTGACACTAAATATTACACTGCTGATCTCTCTATATGGACAGCTCATCTTGATGAAGAGTTCTCATTTAGATCATTGCCTATTTCTAAGCAGCTGGATGCCTTAGTGATGGTTTTTGACATGAGTGAT GAGTCCTCTTTTGTTGCCCTCCAAGATTGGGTTGCCAAAACTGATATTAAAAAGTTTGAAATATTACTATGCATTGGAAACAAGGCAGATCTTGTGACTGGTCACTATGCCCATACAGAGTATAGAAGATGCATGCAGAAATGTGGAGAGTCCAGTAGTGATCCCCACCCTGAGTATGTAGATTATGGGATTGATGAGACTGAAGCTTGTAGCTTACTGGAGAATGAAGAACCATCTTTGGAAATTAGAAAGTCTTGTCTAGACTGGTGCATCGAACATAATATAGAGTATATTGAAGCTTGTGCCTCAAATGCTGACTTTGATAAAT GTCTTTCAGTTGATGGTGATATGCAAGGTGTAGATCGATTGTATGGGGCTCTGTCTGCTCATATGTGGCCTGGAATGATCCTGAAATCTGGAAACAAAATAATAAATCCATCCTTAGTTGAGAAAGAAG AGTCCACAGATGATGAATCAGAGTATGAGATCGAATACGAGGCTTTGTCTCATGGTTCTGATGAAGAGTGGAGTGGCTATAGTGATGCCGTTGTGACGAGAACGCATAATGAAACAGCAGATGGGATCAATCAAGACCCAAAACATGAAATGTCTAATATTCATGAAGCAGAAGTTGAAACCTCATCATCGACTCCGGCTCCTGGCATCCCTAGTGTTTTTCCTAATACTTCTGCCTTAGAAAGAGGAATTGTAATACATGAGCCTAGTGCAGAAATCAACATTATCGAGAACATAAGAGGGAAGCAAGAGGGAGAAATATCTGTAGAACAGAAACCAGAATCAAATTTTGAGGAGCAAGAAGAGCTCGGATCTGATGTAGTCAACATCAACGATTTGGATGAAGATGCACATTATGGTCTGGATGATCTAGAAAGGCTAATGTTTGAGATCGGTAACATGCGAGACAACTTGAGGCTGATGCCTGATTTCCAAAGGAGAGAAATGGCTGCAAACCTAGCTATGAAAATGGCTGCCATGTTCGGAGATGTCAGTGATGATGAAAATGGGTTATAA